One Diceros bicornis minor isolate mBicDic1 chromosome 26, mDicBic1.mat.cur, whole genome shotgun sequence DNA segment encodes these proteins:
- the PPP1R35 gene encoding protein phosphatase 1 regulatory subunit 35, whose protein sequence is MMGCGESELESVEGEEAVVAPGPPPEPRAPEAGAPAPEPGLDLSLSPRSESPPRPNCSPGRRKGRAERRGGARKGRQVRFRLAPPSPVRSDPPPTAAVSSEKPAAPPELGAPAPHSSLALSLELQAARAAAGGHFDAAKAVEEQLRKSFQTRCGLEESVAEGLNVPRSKRVFRDLVSLQVPEEQVLNAALREKLALLPPKARAPPPKEPPGPGPDMTILCDPETLFYESPHLTLDGLPPLRLQLRPRPSEDTFLMHRTLRRWEA, encoded by the exons ATGATGGGCTGTGGGGAGTCGGAGCTGGAGTCGGTGGAAGGGGAGGAGGCCGTGGTGGCCCCGGGGCCACCCCCAGAACCCCGCGCCCCGGAGGCCGGAGCCCCGGCGCCCGAGCCCGGACTGGACCTGAGCCTGAGCCCGCGGTCCGAGAGCCCGCCGCGGCCGAACTGCAGCCCCGGGCGGCGGAAGGGGCGGGCGGAGCGGCGGGGCGGGGCCCGCAAGGGGCGGCAG GTTCGCTTCCGCTTGGCGCCGCCCTCCCCGGTCCGCTCCGACCCGCCGCCGACTGCCGCCGTTTCGAGCGAGAAGCCCGCGGCGCCGCCTGAGCTGGGGGCGCCCGCGCCGCACAGCAGTCTGGCCCTGAGCCTCGAGCTGCAGGCCGCGCGGGCGGCAGCCGGGGGCCACTTCGATGCCGCGAAGGCCGTGGAGGAACAGTTGAGAAAGTCCTTCCAGACCCGCTGCGGCCTGGAGGAGAGCGTGGCCGAGG GGCTGAACGTGCCGCGCTCCAAGCGGGTCTTCCGGGACCTGGTGAGCCTGCAGGTGCCGGAGGAACAGGTTCTGAACGCTGCGCTGCGGGAGAAATTGGCGCTTCTGCCGCCGAAGGCCCGAGCCCCGCCCCCAAAG gagccacctgggccagggccagACATGACCATTCTGTGTGACCCAGAAACACTATTTTATGAATCTCCACACCTGACCCTGGACGGTCTGCCTCCTCTCCGGCTTCAGCTGCGGCCCCGCCCTTCAGAGGATACCTTCCTCATGCATCGGACACTCAGGCGATGGGAAGCGTAG
- the MEPCE gene encoding 7SK snRNA methylphosphate capping enzyme — protein sequence MIEMAAEKEPFLVPAPPPPLKEESDGGGGPTVQPHREAASGELRGGTQRGLGPRAHSAGAPASGAGKESPRATSTPRGGQGQQQRGGGLQAQPHGEARLTDPHGRAAPPDVGEERRGGGGTELGPPAPPRPRNGYQPHRPPGGGGGKRRNSCNVGGGGGGFKHPAFKRRRRVNSDCDSVLPSNFLLGGNIFDPLNLNSLLDEEVSRVLNAETPKSSPLPAKGRDPVEILIPKDITDPLSLNTCTDEAQVVLASPLKTGRKRHRHRGQHHQQQQATGGNDSHSVLPTAPLTPSLHGEGTTQQQRHKGQNRDAPQPYELNTAINCRDEVVSPLPSALQGPSGSLPAPPAASVTCAPSSSSSRHRKRRRTSSKSEAGARGAGQGPKEKGRGSGGGRHHLHPLPAAGFKKQQRKFQYGNYCKYYGYRNPSCEDGRLRVMKPEWFRGRDVLDLGCNVGHLALNIACKWGPSRMVGLDIDARLIHSARQNIRHYLSEELRLPPQPSEGDPGAESEEGTTTVRKRSCFPASLTASRGPIAAPQVPLDGADTSVFPNNVVFVTGNYVLDRDELVDAQTPEYDVVLCLSLTKWVHLNWGDEGLKRMFRRIYRHLRPGGILVLEPQPWSSYRKRKTLTETIYKNYYRIQLKPEQFSSYLTSPEVGFSSYELVATPHNTSKGFQRPVYLFHKARSPSH from the exons ATGATCGAGATGGCGGCGGAGAAGGAGCCGTTTCTGGTGccggccccgccgccgccgctcaaAGAGGAGTCGGACGGAGGGGGCGGCCCCACGGTGCAGCCGCACCGAGAGGCCGCCTCCGGGGAGCTCCGCGGCGGGACACAGCGCGGACTGGGCCCGCGCGCACACTCGGCGGGGGCCCCGGCTTCTGGGGCCGGCAAGGAGAGCCCCAGGGCTACATCCACTCCTCGGGGCGGCCAGGGGCAGCAGCAACGAGGGGGCGGCCTCCAGGCACAGCCGCACGGGGAGGCCCGCTTGACGGATCCCCACGGGCGAGCCGCTCCCCCGGACGTGGGGGAGGAGCGACGGGGAGGGGGCGGAACAGAACTGGGCCCCCCTGCCCCTCCTCGGCCCAGAAATGGCTATCAGCCCCACCGCccccctgggggagggggaggcaagaggagaaataGCTGTAATGTAGGGGGAGGTGGTGGAGGCTTCAAACATCCGGCCTTCAAGAGGCGCAGGCGGGTTAATTCGGACTGTGACTCTGTGTTACCCTCCAACTTCCTCTTGGGGGGCAATATCTTTGATCCACTGAACCTGAATAGTCTCCTGGATGAGGAAGTGAGCCGCGTACTCAATGCAGAGACCCCTAAGTCATCACCACTTCCGGCCAAGGGGCGAGATCCAGTGGAGATCCTCATCCCCAAAGATATTACTGACCCGCTCAGTCTCAATACTTGCACTGATGAGGCCCAAGTAGTTCTTGCTTCGCCACTCAAGACTGGTCGGAAGCGGCATAGACACCGGGGACAgcaccaccagcagcagcaggcaACTGGAGGGAATGATAGCCACTCCGTGCTGCCCACAGCTCCCCTCACGCCCTCACTCCATGGGGAGGGCACCACACAGCAGCAGCGGCATAAAGGCCAGAACCGGGATGCCCCCCAGCCCTATGAACTCAACACAGCCATCAACTGCAGGGATGAGGTCGTGTCTCCCCTTCCATCCGCCCTACAGGGTCCCTCAGGCTCCCTTCCAGCCCCTCCAGCTGCCTCAGTTACCTGTGcaccctcatcttcctcctcacGACATCGCAAACGTCGCAGGACTTCCAGCAAGTCGGAGGCAGGGGCTAGGGGTGCAGGCCAGGGTCCCAAGGAAAAGGGccgagggagtgggggaggccgCCACCACCTCCACCCACTACCTGCAGCAGGCTTCAAAAAGCAACAGCGCAAGTTCCAGTATGGGAATTACTGCAAGTACTATGGGTACCGCAATCCTTCCTGTGAGGATGGGCGCCTTCGGGTGATGAAGCCTGAGTGGTTTCGGGGTCGGGACGTCCTAGATCTGGGCTGCAATGTGGGCCATCTGGCCCTGAACATTGCTTGTAAGTGGGGCCCATCCCGAATGGTGGGCCTGGATATTGATGCACGGCTCATCCACTCCGCCCGCCAAAACATCCGACACTACCTGTCCGAGGAGCTGCGTCTGCCACCCCAGCCTTCTGAGGGGGACCCAGGGGCAGAGAGTGAGGAAGGGACGACAACCGTCCGAAAGAGAAGCTGCTTCCCAGCCTCACTGACAGCCAGCCGGGGTCCCATTGCTGCACCCCAAGTGCCCTTGGATGGAGCGGACACATCAGTCTTCCCCAACAATGTTGTCTTCGTCACG GGTAACTATGTGCTGGATCGAGATGAGCTGGTGGATGCCCAAACCCCCGAGTATGATGTAGTGCTCTGCCTCAGCCTCACCAAGTGGGTGCATCTGAACTGGGGAGACGAGGGGCTGAAGCGCATGTTCCGCCGGATCTACCGGCACCTCCGCCCTGGGGGCATCCTGGTCCTGGAGCCCCAACCTTGGTCATCCTACCGCAAGAGAAAGACTCTCACG GAAACAATCTACAAGAACTACTATCGAATCCAGCTGAAGCCAGAGCAGTTCAGTTCCTACCTGACATCCCCAGAGGTGGGCTTCTCCAGCTATGAGCTTGTGGCCACACCCCACAACACCTCCAAAG GCTTCCAGCGTCCTGTGTACCTGTTCCACAAAGCCCGTTCCCCCAGCCACTAA